CGGCAGAGATGCTCAAGCTCTCCTACCGGTCGTTCCGCCATCTGATGAAAAAATATGAGATTTAGGCTGCCCCGTCCGTATCTTTTTTAGCGACGCTCTGCTTGAGTTGCTGCTTCCACCCAAGCACGCGGGCGCGGTTGGCTTCCGCCTCGGCTTCAGCGATCATTCCTTTTTTCTGAAATAGGATGGAGAGGCTGGTATGCGGGAGCACGTCATCGGGGTCAAGGTCCGCCAGTTTCTGTGCAATGGCAATAGCTTCGTCGTAACGGTCGAGATCCTGGTAAATGCGCGCTAATCCGTGCAGCGCATCTGTGTAAGTGGGGTCGGCGTCAATGGCGGCGTGGTATTCCTTGATGGCCTCATTGTGTTTGCCTTGGGCAAAAAAATCCAGAGCGGTATAGAAATGCTCTTCTGCGGTCTGGCGAGCGTCTCTCATGCTAAGAACTTGATTTTAACATCGCGATATTGCGGCTGTAGCCCTTAGAATTAAAGATGAATGAAATACCTTCTGCAATTCGTCTGGAATGCCACTCGGGGATATCGCCTTACGCCCTGGCGCAGCCCTTATCTGAAATGGCGCATTGAAACCTACTGTGGTCTGAAGATGAACAAGATTGGTTTTCTGGAGTTTTGGGGGTTTATGTGGCGGGAGCGAAGTAACTTGGTCCGATTCTTGCATTGGACTTCAGAGATGGACCGCTACGCACGGCCTAAACCCAAAAACCCTTAACCTTGCGAAGAGGCCGCCACACCCCTATTCCAGCTTAATTCCTACTTCGCTGCCTTTACCTACTCCAATGCTGCTTTGCGCCGATCCGCGATTGGTGACAATTTCCAAAAATCCCATGCTGCCCAATACGGCAAACACCTCACCGGGTGCGCCCTCGGCATAGGTGGTTCTCATCTTGGTAATCTCGGCTTTGCCGACAAAAATTTTGAATGCCGGAGGGTCGGGGGTGAACAACTGTGGCATGTCATGGGGAGTGATATTGGTGATCAGGTTCCCGAACTTATCCACTTTGATCACAATACCTTTGAATAGATTGTCACCTGCCAGCTTGGGTTTGGGGGCGGTAAAGCGCACAAAATCTGTAATCACTTCCCCAAATTTTTCCGTATCAACTCCCTTGCTGAGCCAGCCGGCAACAGGGGCAAAGATGTCGCGCCCGTGAAAGGTGTTGCTAATCGGTTGCAAAAAATAGTGCTGGGAGGTGATGTGGCGGACGCTAACAGCCTCTTCGCGCTCATATACCAGAGAGAGAACGCCGTTGTCGGGCGCCAGGAACAAGTATTTGCCGCAGGTGGCCAGGATGGGCCGCCGGGCAGTTCCTACGCCTGGGTCCACGACAATAACATGCAACGTATTAGGCGGATAGTAACTATAAGCCTGGGCGAGGGTCAGCGCGCCATCGAGCAGATCATAGGAATGGACCGAATTACTGATATCCACGATCTGCGCAGCAGGGTTAACGTTGTAGATAACGCCCTTCATGGCGCCGATATAATGCTCTGTAATGCCGAAATCGGTAGTTAAAGTTACCATCCGCTGAAAAGGGGCCACTCAGCTCTCCAAATCGCTCTTGAATTGTGCAAAGTTCGGAAGTTATCGCGGGCACGCGCGAAAGTCAAGTGAGCGTTCCTACTTCACACCCAATTGCCAAAACAGAAATGAATAAATGTCAGTATTCTCCTCAATCAGCTTTGAGATCGGCTTGCCGGCGCCATGCCCGGCCTTGGGCTCAATACGGAGAAGAATAGGCCGGTCAGGACCGTTGGCGGCTTCGGTTTGCATCAATGCGGCCATCTTTTTGGCATGCATGGGGTCAACCCGCGTGTCGCTGTCGGCGGTCATGAAGAGCACGGCAGGGTAGAGCGTTCCCTGTTTTACATGATGATAGGGAGAGTATGCATAGAGCCACTCAAACTGTTTGGGATCGTCGGAGGAGCCGTACTCGGGAATCCACAGCTTGGCGATCTGGAAGTTCTGATAGCGCAGCATGTCAAGCAAAGGCACCTGGCAGATTACCGCACGGAA
The nucleotide sequence above comes from Terriglobales bacterium. Encoded proteins:
- a CDS encoding SAM-dependent chlorinase/fluorinase; translated protein: MAPFQRMVTLTTDFGITEHYIGAMKGVIYNVNPAAQIVDISNSVHSYDLLDGALTLAQAYSYYPPNTLHVIVVDPGVGTARRPILATCGKYLFLAPDNGVLSLVYEREEAVSVRHITSQHYFLQPISNTFHGRDIFAPVAGWLSKGVDTEKFGEVITDFVRFTAPKPKLAGDNLFKGIVIKVDKFGNLITNITPHDMPQLFTPDPPAFKIFVGKAEITKMRTTYAEGAPGEVFAVLGSMGFLEIVTNRGSAQSSIGVGKGSEVGIKLE
- a CDS encoding tetratricopeptide repeat protein, giving the protein MRDARQTAEEHFYTALDFFAQGKHNEAIKEYHAAIDADPTYTDALHGLARIYQDLDRYDEAIAIAQKLADLDPDDVLPHTSLSILFQKKGMIAEAEAEANRARVLGWKQQLKQSVAKKDTDGAA